The window CCGCGCACGCGCGTGGCGGGAAGTGCCTCGATCACGAATACACAGGCGTCAACCGACAATATCGATTCCGCTGCGCGGCTGGTCACGAATGGCGCACGCCAGGAAGTCACGTTCTGCGTGGAGGCTGGTGTGGCCGCTGCGCGGCGCAGCGAACCGGGGAGACACGGCGAGCCGCGGACGGGATGAATCAACTGAAGAAGGTGGCGAAATCGTACGGCGGTGAAGTAGTGGATCCGGTGTATGCAGGTATCGCCGCGCGTTACACGTTCCGATGCGCACGCGGCCGCGAGTGGCAGACAAGAGGGGCTCGGATACTGAAGGACGGCACGTGGTGTTCGATCTGCTCGCACATGAGGCGGCGCCATACGATCGAAACCATGCAGCGCATCGCACACGACCGCGGCGGCCGCTGCCTGAGTGCCGAATACCTGGGCGTCAAGGTGCCGCTCGCGTGGGAATGCGATCGTGGACACGTTTGGCAGGCATCGCCCGACAGCATCATCAACGGCGGGCACTGGTGTCCGAACTGTGCGGTTCTCGATAAAACGAAAACGCCGCACCTGCGCCTGAAATACGATTACGACGGACGCCCGTGAGGCGGCCAGAGCTTTTCCAGATGCGACTCGAATCCACTCAGGCAAGACACGACAGATCAACAGGAACAGAAAGATGCAAATGAAAACACGGTTCGCGACGCTACTCGTCGCTGGCGCAATCAATGTGCTGGCAGCCGGATGCGACGAGCAGAAGGTCGCCGACGCGGTCAACTCAATCAAGCCGGATGAAATAGCGTTCGGAAATCTGCAACTAGGCGTGTCAACGATCGACGACGTGCGCCGCCAGGCAGGCAAGCCCGAGATTGTTTGGCAGAACGAAGACGGCTCGCAGCGCCTCGAGTATCCGCGCGGTCCCAACGGCACCAATACGTACATGCTGGACTTCGGACCGGATGGCAGACTAATCGCGATCACGCAAGCCTTGACTGCAGAAAACATTGCGAAGGTCGTGCCGGGGATGATGCAGGACGACGTGCGACGGTTGCTGGGCAAGCCCGCCACGGTCGCCAAGTACGCGCTAAGTCGTGAGACGGTCTGGAGCTGGCATTGGCAGGAAGGCGGTGTATCTGGCGATGCGATGTTCAACGCGCATTTTTCGCCGGATGGCGCGGTGATCCGGACGTCGCGTTCGGAAGCACCTGGACGGGAAAAGCCGTGAAGCAGCGAGTGCGTCGCTGGCCGATGCGTAAGCGCCCGGTTTCACCGTCTGAACACGCAGCTAGAAGGCGGCTGCCACGCTGAAGCGAACAGCTGCTGCCGTTGGCCGTCGCGAAGGTCAGGGCGACGTCGCTTGAATATCACCTTGCGCTGGCTGCGCTGCACGGCGGCCGCGGCAGCGTCGAGCAGATGAGCGGGCTTTGTCAACTTGCCGGCGCTGGACGGGGTATGACGAACGACGAATTGCAATCTTTATCAAATTGCGAGGCTGGCAGATTTGGCCGCGGTCCAACGCTGCCATGCCGCCAGACGCTGCTTCAAAGCGTTCCGGTGTGCGTTCGCATTCATCTGGTGACGGGGCAACGCGAAGTCCCGCCGGATCGGACCAAAGCTGGATAGAAACGCCTGCGTGCGAACCGGTTCGCGAAATCCGTTCATCGCGCGCTCGCGGCGACGCGTGGGCTGGTGGCTGTTCTCCGCGCGGTTGTTCACCCGTGCGGCGGCCTTCACAAACACATGCTTCACGCCCGCAAGTTCGGTGATGTCGGCCTTCGCTGCAGGATAGCTGCGCAGCTGGTCTGTAACGATTTTGCGTGGCTGTGGCGCTGAGCGCAACAGCCGCTTGAGGAAGCGTTTGGCTGCCGCCTTGTCCCGGTGCTTTTGCAGCAGCACGTCGAGCTCGGCGCCGTGCTCGTCTACAGCGCGCCACAGCACGTAGGGCTCGCCGCGTAGCCTCACGAACACCTCGTCCAGATGCCATGTGCTGCAGGGCTTGCGCCGCACCGCCTTTGCGCGCCGGGCGAAAGCGGCGCCAAACTTGTCGCACCAGCAACGGATTGTCTCGTACGTCACCTCTACGCCGCGCTCCAGTAGCAACTCCTCGATATCGCGCAGGCTCAGGTTGAAGCGGAAATACCAGCGAACGGCGCAGCTGATGATGCTCGCGGGAAAGCGGTGACCACGGAAAAGCGATTTCGTTTTCTTCATCGCCTCGTCTTACCGCGCCGTGATCGTCAACCTGACAACGCCTTGCTTACGATTAATCTTTTGTCATCCTGAACATTATCCATAAAGATAGGCTCCGCGGTGACGTTTCCAACCCTAGCGTTCGCCCAATGCTCTTAAGAAGCAGGTCCGATCTCTCGACTGGACCTGATTCGCTCCCCGTTTTCGTCCCCTTTTCGCGACTCGGATATAGCCGCGCAAAGCGCACCCGGGGCACTCGACATCGGCGACGTAACCCAGAGGATGTCGAGTCCAGGCATCCTAGCCCAACTGTTGAGAGGAAGTGGCACTCTTTACTTCGACCCAGCACTTGTGGTATCGGCGCCGAGCCTCCCTCCGCTAGGCGCGCAGAAGAATGGCGAAAAAACACCTTGCACTGCGGGAAAAATGAAATCTATCCGATCGCTTTGCTTTGTGTTCGGAGAGAATTGGGAAGAGAGGAAAAGCGCACTTCAGCCGAAGCGCGCGAGGACGAGCATGGTCGATGTAGGCATCTGATCGCATACCGCAAAGACACCTCTGGCTTGCACCCTACTCCCGTCGTAGCCACACGACGCGCTTTCGCGCCCGTCTCCAAAGCCAGACGACAAAAGCGACGCTCACGATTAGGATGCCCGCACTCTGAAGTGCTGCAACGAAATGGCGTTCTTGAAATTGGGAGACGAAGCCGACGAAACTGCCTAAAGCTATGCAAACGAAAACTAGCGCGAGGAACTGTTCGCTGCTGTTCATGCCTGTTTTGCGTGTTGCCCCGCAACCGACACAGACGCGCGCTCCCGGATTGATGACAGTTCGGCAGTGACCGCAGAGTTCTGACATATAATCCTCGCCCCAAAAAAAGTAGCCAGTTTTTTTACGATGCCAGCGTACACCGCCGCGATTGGACCGTCATCAATTGACAATTTTGTTAAGCGCAATTGATACATATCCCAGTCAAACATAAAACAGAGCCTTGCGAAACAGGGTTTAGCGCGTGGAGCCAAGGTGCGCGAATCAAACGTAATTTTTGCACGCCAGACAGAATGTGAACTTTCGTCGCGATCCATTCCGCTGACATCAAGCCAAAAGAATGACAGCAACCAACGGGGCCGTCAAAAACGTATCATTGGCGTGGGTCGGTGTCCTCGTCGACTCCACTTCCATGGAGAGAGTCATACAAGCGCCGGCCCCGCGGCGGATCACTACAATAGGATTACTTACGCTTATCGCGTTACTAAGCGCATGCGGCGACGGTTTGGTCGCACTATATGAGCAAGGCTGAAGCGGCGGCTGTATGAAGTGCCCCATGCGAGCCGCCATATCACCGCAGCAATAATGATTTCCCGCCTAGTTCATCCGCTGCCACACTGAAATAGGCACGTCTCCATTCGGCCGTGGCGCCACCCGGTAACTGAGCTGTCCGTTTTTAAGCTCGTAGCTTCGCTTGTCAGTGGCTCCTTCTAAATTTGGAAAGGAAGCGTTTTGAATGTGAAACGTCAACGTTCCGCCATCGGGGTCGACACTGACCGTGCCAAAGTGCGTACTGGAACCCAAGCTTGCGGCTTTGTATTCCTCTGGCGTACCTTTGCTCCTGTCGCCCGAAGCGAATTTAGGGCGCTCCGCCTTGAAGATTTGTACAGAATAGTGCCCCTGTGTGTCGATGATCAGTAGCCCCTTGGGCGCGGCACCGTAATCGCTCGTCCGAGAGCCGTCCGGGTGCTGGACATCTGCAGCTACCAAGGTCCACGTCCCGACAAGCGAAGGGAGAACGGTTTCTCCATCGGCATGAGCCAACGTCGCAAATAGCGTGCACACGGAAAAGGCACTGCCGACGATGCAGTGCTTAACAACCTTCTGGATATTCATACGGTCAATTGCTCCAAAAATTGGCTTGAGAGCCTACGGTTATCAAAGCCCAAACGAGGCAAGCGTGGTCAACCAGTAACCATCAACCACTGTTGCCAACGATGGTCAAAGAATTCGAGAGAAACAAAAAGTACGTAGATGTTTTTGATCGTCCACTATCCTTAGCGGCTCGTGCATCTATCGGTGCAAGCGGCTTCGTACCATCCACGCCGGCCGGGTGCATCACTGTCCCGACTTGAGCTGGAGTAGGTTGATCGTCTAGAAACGCTGACACGCGCGCAAAATAGGCATCGCTCTCCTCAACCCATGGGCGGTGTCCACTGTGCTCGAACATAGCGAGCTGCGCTAGCGAAGCCGGGATTGAGCGATATGTCTGAGCGACGATCTCGGGCGTCGCGACGCGGTCATAGCGGCCGCCGATGACTAACGTCCGAGCGGCAAGCCGGTGCATCATGGGCAGCGGGTCATAGCCCTTAAGCGTGCCACCCACCACAAAGTCCGCGTTCTCACCAAGCATGGCTCGATATACCGTCATATCGAGCCTTTCTCTCGGGTCGCTAGGCTGCTTCATCAAACTCGCCAGCCGCCCATCGTGCCAGTACATCATCTCCGCCAACTGAGCATATTCCTCTTCGCTGCGATGATCCGCGGAACGCACGCCTATGGCGCGCAGCGCTTGCACACGCGCCCATTCTGCTGGGTAGAACATCTGCATGGTCGCGTTGGCAGCGTCGATATTGGCCTGGAAACTCGCCGCACTGATCATGGCCGACGAGAGCACCAGATGCGAAACGTGCGCGGGATATTTGAGCGCGTAGGCCAACGCCGGGATACCGCCATAGCTCTGGCCGAGGAGCGAGATGCGTTGCACGCCTAGAGCCTGTCGTAGATTTTCTATATCGTCAACATCTCGCTCTACCGTGTAGAGTGCGGGATCGCCGAGGCGATCGGAGAGCCCACGGCCGATCGCGTCGTAATACACCACCTGATGATTGTTAGAGAGCCGAGAGAACCAAGGCTGAAAGCTGATTCGACATGCTCCTGGTCCACCCGGGACGAGAATCAAAGGTTCACCTTGACCTTCGGCTTCGTAATAGAGCATGCCGTCGCGCGTTATCAACTTGTGCGACGCGAGCGTTTCGGTGAGTACTGTCGAGCCGCTATTCGACGCTAGCGCGATAGCCGCACCGACGCACAAGCACAT is drawn from Trinickia violacea and contains these coding sequences:
- a CDS encoding zinc-ribbon domain-containing protein; this translates as MQRIAHDRGGRCLSAEYLGVKVPLAWECDRGHVWQASPDSIINGGHWCPNCAVLDKTKTPHLRLKYDYDGRP
- a CDS encoding outer membrane protein assembly factor BamE — encoded protein: MKTRFATLLVAGAINVLAAGCDEQKVADAVNSIKPDEIAFGNLQLGVSTIDDVRRQAGKPEIVWQNEDGSQRLEYPRGPNGTNTYMLDFGPDGRLIAITQALTAENIAKVVPGMMQDDVRRLLGKPATVAKYALSRETVWSWHWQEGGVSGDAMFNAHFSPDGAVIRTSRSEAPGREKP
- a CDS encoding IS6 family transposase codes for the protein MKKTKSLFRGHRFPASIISCAVRWYFRFNLSLRDIEELLLERGVEVTYETIRCWCDKFGAAFARRAKAVRRKPCSTWHLDEVFVRLRGEPYVLWRAVDEHGAELDVLLQKHRDKAAAKRFLKRLLRSAPQPRKIVTDQLRSYPAAKADITELAGVKHVFVKAAARVNNRAENSHQPTRRRERAMNGFREPVRTQAFLSSFGPIRRDFALPRHQMNANAHRNALKQRLAAWQRWTAAKSASLAI
- a CDS encoding lipocalin-like domain-containing protein; its protein translation is MNIQKVVKHCIVGSAFSVCTLFATLAHADGETVLPSLVGTWTLVAADVQHPDGSRTSDYGAAPKGLLIIDTQGHYSVQIFKAERPKFASGDRSKGTPEEYKAASLGSSTHFGTVSVDPDGGTLTFHIQNASFPNLEGATDKRSYELKNGQLSYRVAPRPNGDVPISVWQRMN
- a CDS encoding alpha/beta fold hydrolase — its product is MKLVKMFIGMCLCVGAAIALASNSGSTVLTETLASHKLITRDGMLYYEAEGQGEPLILVPGGPGACRISFQPWFSRLSNNHQVVYYDAIGRGLSDRLGDPALYTVERDVDDIENLRQALGVQRISLLGQSYGGIPALAYALKYPAHVSHLVLSSAMISAASFQANIDAANATMQMFYPAEWARVQALRAIGVRSADHRSEEEYAQLAEMMYWHDGRLASLMKQPSDPRERLDMTVYRAMLGENADFVVGGTLKGYDPLPMMHRLAARTLVIGGRYDRVATPEIVAQTYRSIPASLAQLAMFEHSGHRPWVEESDAYFARVSAFLDDQPTPAQVGTVMHPAGVDGTKPLAPIDARAAKDSGRSKTSTYFLFLSNSLTIVGNSG